A stretch of DNA from Vicingus serpentipes:
ATTCTACTAAAACTCAGCGGAGAGTCGTTAATGGGTAACAAACAATTTGGTATTGACAACAATCGTTTATCTGAGTACGCAAAAGAAATTAAAGAAATAGTAAACCAAGGAGTTGAAGTTGCAATAGTAATTGGAGGAGGAAACATTTTTAGAGGTATTCAAGCCGAAGAAGGTGGAATGGAGAGAACACAAGGAGATTACATGGGAATGTTAGCAACCGTTATAAACAGTATGGCACTTCAATCAGCATTAGAGGCAGCAGATGTAAAAACAAGATTGCAAACAGCAATTGAAATGAAAGAAATTGCTGAGCCTTTTATAAAAAGAAGAGCAGTTCGCCATTTAGAAAAAGGAAGAGTAGTAATATTTGGAGCTGGAACAGGTAATCCTTATTTT
This window harbors:
- the pyrH gene encoding UMP kinase, encoding MAFKRILLKLSGESLMGNKQFGIDNNRLSEYAKEIKEIVNQGVEVAIVIGGGNIFRGIQAEEGGMERTQGDYMGMLATVINSMALQSALEAADVKTRLQTAIEMKEIAEPFIKRRAVRHLEKGRVVIFGAGTGNPYFTTDTAASLRAIEIEADVILKGTRVDGIYTADPEKDPTATKYDSITFDEVYEKGLNVMDMTAFTLCKENDLPIIVFDMDTPGNLKKVIAQQEQIGTVVKL